Proteins from a genomic interval of Lolium perenne isolate Kyuss_39 chromosome 1, Kyuss_2.0, whole genome shotgun sequence:
- the LOC127300267 gene encoding probable phosphoribosylformylglycinamidine synthase, chloroplastic/mitochondrial: MASPAEMIGNNMLRLQSFPANMGKQRHSFVSARGPSLRKSRMARHCLDLRHLCWLPNRRVTVPNIRSVPAQSAAVSRGVNSQLIEESVGDSDLVSRIIHFYRKPFLQQSETEELLRKVQAKVSSSIIDIKTEQCFNVELENALSSEKLATLQWLLAETYEPENLQTGSFLEEKVSGSPYSFLVEVGPRMTFSTAFSTNAVSICKALSVMEVTRLERSRRYLLCLQPGSVPLDESQLNTFAALVHDRMTECVYPSKLTSFQSDVVPEPVSVIPVMEMGRQALEEINLKMGLAFDEQDIKYYTHLFRDDIKRNPTTVELFDIAQSNSEHSRHWFFNGKIDIDGETMASTLFQLVKSPLKANHNNSIIGFKDNSSAIRGYPVNHLRPVLPGSTSPLSIMMRELGILFTAETHNFPCAVAPYPGAETGAGGRIRDTHATGKGSFIVASTAGYCVGNLQMEESYAPWEDSSFSYPSNLAPPLQILIDASDGASDYGNKFGEPLIQGFTRNFGSRLPNGERREWLKPIMFSGAIGQIDHAHISKGDPEIGMLVVKIGGPAYRIGMGGGAASSMVSGQNDAELDFNAVQRGDAEMSQKLYRVIRACAEMGENNPIISIHDQGAGGNCNVVKEIIYPKGAVIDIRSVIVGDHTLSVLEIWGAEYQEQDALLVKPESRSLLQSLCERERVSMAVLGEIDGSGKIVLIDSAAVEHAKLSGLPPPLPVVDLELEKVLGDMPQKTFEFKRVSRVGEPLDIAPEVTLMDVLKRVLKLPSVCSKRFLTTKVDRCVTGLVAQQQTVGPLQLPLADVAVIAQTYTDLTGGACAIGEQPIKGLLNPEAMARLAVGEALTNLVWAKVSSLADVKASGNWMYAAKLDGEGADMYDAAVAMADCMIELGIAIDGGKDSLSMAAECDGELVKAPGNLVISAYVTCPDITLTVTPDLKLGNDGVLLHIDLAKGKRRLGCSALAQAFDQIGNDCPDIEDVPYLKKVFEAVQELLSERLISAGHDISDGGLIVAIFEMAFAGNCGVSLKIELKDNELLQALFAEELGLLIEVHSEDLNVVKQKLQAAGVSANVIGEVTAAPEIELLVDGEMRLKERMSDLRDLWEETSFQLEELQRLKSCVKLEKEGLKSRTSPPWHLSFTPRFTDKKLLTSSLKPKVAIIREEGSNSDREMSAAFHAAGFEPWDVTMSDLLNQKASLTEFRGIAFVGGFSYADVLDSAKGWAASIRFNQPLIQQFQDFYNRSDTFSLGVCNGCQLMALLGWVPGPDIGGSLGAGGDMSQPRFTHNESGRFECRFISVAIGDSPSIMLKGMEGSTLGIWSAHGEGRALFPDENVLSDVVKSNLAPLRYCDDANNVTEVYPFNPNGSPLGIAALCSPDGRHLALMPHPERSFMMWQYPWYPKGWQVEKSGPSPWLRLFQNAREWCS; this comes from the exons ATGGCATCTCCTGCTGAAATGATAGGAAACAATATGCTACGTCTTCAGAGCTTTCCTGCTAATATG GGAAAACAAAGGCATAGTTTTGTCTCTGCAAGAGGCCCTTCCTTGAGAAAGTCACGAATGGCTCGACATTGCTTGGATCTACGCCATCTGTGCTGGTTACCTAATCGAAGAGTTACTGTTCCGAACATCCGATCAGTGCCTGCTCAAAGTGCCGCAGTATCTAGGGGTGTTAATAGTCAATTGATAGAGGAATCTGTTGGTGACTCGGACTTAGTTTCAAGAATTATTCACTTTTACCGCAAGCCATTTCTTCAGCAGAGTGAGACAGAGGAGTTACTCAGGAAAGTGCAGGCAAAGGTTTCTTCTAGTATTATTGACATTAAGACTGAGCAATGCTTCAATGTTGAGTTGGAGAATGCACTAAGTTCTGAGAAGCTCGCAACACTTCAGTGGCTCCTAGCTGAAACTTACGAACCTGAGAACTTACAAACTGGGAGCTTTCTGGAGGAGAAAGTTTCTGGGAGTCCTTATTCATTCCTCGTTGAGGTCGGTCCGCGGATGACATTTTCAACAGCTTTCTCGACAAATGCTGTATCAATTTGTAAAGCTCTATCAGTAATGGAAGTAACTCGCTTGGAGAGATCTAGAAGATATCTTTTGTGCCTTCAGCCTGGTAGTGTCCCACTTGACGAAAGCCAACTCAACACCTTTGCTGCTTTGGTTCATGACAGAATGACTGAGTGTGTTTATCCTAGCAAGCTCACATCATTTCAGTCAGATGTAGTTCCAGAACCTGTAAGTGTTATACCAGTCATGGAAATGGGACGGCAAGCACTGGAGGAAATAAATCTGAAAATGGGCCTGgcttttgatgaacaagatatcaaGTACTACACCCATCTATTCAGAGATGATATCAAGCGCAATCCAACTACTGTGGAACTGTTTGACATAGCACAATCCAATAGTGAGCACAGCAGACATTGGTTTTTTAATGGAAAGATTGACATAGATGGAGAGACCATGGCGAGTACTTTGTTTCAGTTAGTAAAGAGTCCCTTGAAAGCTAATCATAATAACTCTATCATTGGATTCAAGGATAACTCAAGTGCAATAAGAGGTTACCCAGTAAATCACCTACGTCCAGTGCTACCAGGTTCCACTTCACCATTATCTATTATGATGCGCGAACTTGGAATTCTATTCACAGCAGAAACCCATAACTTTCCATGTGCTGTGGCGCCCTACCCAGGAGCTGAAACAGGTGCAGGTGGCCGTATAAGAGACACACATGCCACTGGAAAGGGTTCATTCATTGTTGCTTCAACTGCTGGTTATTGCGTTGGAAATCTTCAAATGGAAGAATCATATGCACCCTGGGAGGATTCATCTTTTTCATACCCATCAAACTTAGCTCCTCCATTGCAGATTCTTATTGACGCTAGTGACGGTGCTTCTGATTATGGGAACAAGTTTGGTGAGCCTTTAATTCAGGGATTTACAAGAAATTTTGGTTCGAGGTTACCAAATGGGGAGCGCCGTGAATGGCTGAAGCCAATAATGTTCAGTGGAGCAATCGGGCAAATAGACCATGCACACATATCTAAAGGGGATCCAGAAATCGGCATGCTAGTTGTGAAGATTGGTGGTCCAGCATACCGAATTGGTATGGGTGGTGGTGCTGCCTCAAGTATGGTTAGTGGACAGAACGATGCAGAGCTTGATTTCAATGCAGTGCAGCGTGGAGATGCGGAGATGTCGCAAAAACTGTATCGTGTGATCAGGGCATGTGCAGAAATGGGAGAGAATAACCCAATCATCAGCATTCATGACCAGGGAGCTggaggaaattgcaatgttgttaAAGAAATAATTTATCCCAAGGGTGCTGTAATCGATATCCGCTCAGTTATAGTTGGTGATCACACATTGTCTGTGTTAGAGATCTGGGGTGCTGAATACCAGGAACAAGATGCATTATTGGTGAAGCCTGAGAGCAGAAGCCTGTTGCAGTCACTTTGTGAGAGAGAAAGAGTTTCCATGGCTGTCCTTGGGGAAATTGATGGTAGTGGAAAGATCGTGTTGATTGACAGTGCTGCTGTGGAGCATGCGAAGTTGAGTGGCCTTCCTCCTCCACTGCCCGTTGTTGATCTTGAGCTCGAAAAAGTTCTAGGAGACATGCCTCAGAAAACCTTTGAATTCAAGCGAGTTTCTCGAGTGGGTGAGCCCTTAGACATTGCACCTGAGGTCACACTAATGGATGTTCTTAAGCGAGTATTGAAGCTTCCTTCTGTATGTTCAAAGCGTTTCTTGACCACAAAGGTTGACAGGTGTGTGACTGGTCTTGTTGCACAACAGCAGACAGTTGGCCCTCTCCAACTTCCACTTGCTGATGTTGCTGTAATTGCGCAGACATATACAGATCTGACAGGTGGTGCATGCGCCATTGGGGAACAACCAATAAAGGGTTTACTTAATCCTGAGGCCATGGCAAGACTTGCTGTTGGAGAGGCATTGACCAAcctggtttgggctaaggtttcttCCCTTGCTGATGTCAAGGCAAGTGGCAACTGGATGTATGCTGCAAAGCTTGATGGAGAGGGAGCCGATATGTATGATGCCGCTGTTGCAATGGCTGACTGCATGATTGAACTTGGTATTGCAATTGATGGAGGAAAGGATAGTCTTTCTATGGCAGCTGAATGTGATGGCGAGCTAGTGAAGGCTCCTGGAAATCTTGTCATCAGTGCTTACGTGACATGTCCTGATATAACTCTGACGGTTACTCCAGATTTAAAGCTTGGGAATGATGGAGTCTTGTTGCACATTGACCTAGCTAAAGGGAAACGACGGCTCGGTTGCTCTGCTCTTGCACAAGCGTTTGACCAAATTGGAAATGACTGCCCAGATATAGAAGATGTCCCTTACTTGAAGAAAGTCTTTGAGGCTGTGCAAGAGTTGCTCAGTGAACGCCTAATTTCTGCCGGTCATGACATTAGTGATGGTGGACTTATTGTTGCAATTTTTGAGATGGCATTTGCTGGCAACTGTGGTGTTAGCCTCAAAATAGAATTAAAAGATAATGAGCTTCTTCAAGCACTCTTCGCCGAGGAGCTTGGTCTTCTTATCGAAGTGCACTCAGAAGACCTTAATGTTGTAAAGCAAAAGCTTCAAGCAGCGGGGGTTTCTGCTAATGTGATAGGAGAAGTTACTGCAGCGCCAGAAATAGAGCTGCTTGTTGATGGTGAAATGCGCTTGAAGGAAAGAATGTCGGACCTCAGAGATCTGTGGGAAGAAACAAGTTTCCAGCTTGAGGAGCTACAGCGTCTGAAGTCTTGTGTCAAGCTTGAGAAAGAAGGCTTAAAAAGTCGAACATCACCTCCATGGCATTTGTCTTTCACACCCAGGTTTACAGATAAGAAACTATTGACTTCATCCTTGAAACCAAAGGTTGCCATTATTCGTGAAGAAGGGAGCAACAGTGATAGGGAAATGTCTGCTGCATTCCATGCTGCTGGTTTTGAACCGTGGGATGTCACAATGTCGGATCTCTTGAATCAAAAGGCTTCTCTAACAGAATTCCGTGGGATTGCATTTGTTGGTGGTTTTAGCTATGCAGATGTTCTAGACTCAGCGAAAGGTTGGGCTGCGTCTATCAGGTTCAACCAGCCCCTTATACAGCAGTTCCAGGACTTCTACAATAGATCGGACACGTTCAGCCTTGGAGTGTGCAATGGGTGTCAGCTCATGGCTCTTCTTGGTTGGGTGCCAGGACCAGACATTGGAGGCTCCCTTGGTGCAGGGGGAGACATGTCCCAGCCAAGGTTCACTCACAATGAATCTGGTCGTTTTGAATGCCGGTTTATTAGTGTGGCCATAGGGGACTCTCCTTCTATAATGTTGAAAGGTATGGAAGGCTCTACTTTGGGCATCTGGAGTGCTCATGGTGAAGGGAGAGCTTTATTCCCAGATGAAAATGTCTTATCTGATGTTGTTAAGTCCAATCTGGCCCCTCTGCGATACTGCGATGATGCTAATAATGTGACTGAGGTCTATCCCTTCAACCCCAATGGATCCCCGCTTGGTATTGCGGCCCTTTGCTCCCCAGATGGAAGGCATCTTGCTTTGATGCCACACCCTGAGCGTTCTTTTATGATGTGGCAATATCCATGGTATCCCAAGGGGTGGCAGGTTGAGAAGAGTGGACCCAGTCCTTGGTTGCGCCTGTTCCAGAATGCAAGAGAATGGTGTTCATAG